The genomic segment GGGAAGGTATACGCGGACAAGGTGTATATTGGAATCCCGAAATCAATATCAATGGCAAATGGAAAGAGTTTAAAGACAGTACTTATTTGGGAGATTTGCTTACTGATCACGCCATAGATTTCATTCGTGAACAAAAGAAAGCTGATAAGCCTTTCTTTGTGTACTTGTCGCATAAAGGAGTTCACGACCCTTTCCAAGCACCTAAACGTTATGAAGGTTGCTATGCCAATAAAAAAGTTCCTTTGCCTACTTCGTTTGAAAATCCTCACTATGGCATTACACCTACTCCTAACAAGTCTGTTCAGACCGGTAAACCACTTTCGGGTGTCGACTATTATGGCGAACAGATGAAGCCTGATTGGGTCAAAATGCAGCGCGAAAGCTGGCATGGTGTAGATTTTTGCTACAATGGCCGTCGCAATTGGGAAGAGGAAGTACGTAAGTATTGTGAAACTTTACGTGCTGTAGACGAAAGTATCGGTCGTGTAATAGACAGCCTGCAGGAAATGGGACTAGATGAAAATACTGTTGTTATCTATATGGGCGACAATGGCTTCTGTTGGGGGGAACATGGTTTGATAGATAAACGCCAATTTTATGAAGCATCGGTACGTGTACCGATGTTGATACGTGCTCCAGGATTATTCCCTGCAGGACAGGTTTTAAAATCCATGGTGCAAAATGTAGATATCGCCCCCACCATATTATCGTGCGCAGGATTAGATAAACCCGCACAAATGGTAGGTGAATCATATATCCCTTTGCTACAAGGTAAGGAGATACCTTGGCGTAATCGTATATTCTATGAATATTACTGGGAGCATGAATATCCGCAAACTCCTACCATGCATGGCGTACGTACCGATAATTATAAATATATCCGTTATCATGGCATATGGGACACCAATGAATTTTATGATTTAA from the Bacteroides eggerthii genome contains:
- a CDS encoding sulfatase, producing MLTNNVIYRISLVAAGSTLLGSCTTSTNKELKLNHLDGVKPRNVVFILSDDHRYDYMGFLGTIPWLETPCMDRMAREGAYIQNAFVTTSLSSPSRASILTGLYSHTHKVVDNNAPLPDGLTFFPEYLQAAGYETAFFGKWHMGNDTGEPQPGFTHWEGIRGQGVYWNPEININGKWKEFKDSTYLGDLLTDHAIDFIREQKKADKPFFVYLSHKGVHDPFQAPKRYEGCYANKKVPLPTSFENPHYGITPTPNKSVQTGKPLSGVDYYGEQMKPDWVKMQRESWHGVDFCYNGRRNWEEEVRKYCETLRAVDESIGRVIDSLQEMGLDENTVVIYMGDNGFCWGEHGLIDKRQFYEASVRVPMLIRAPGLFPAGQVLKSMVQNVDIAPTILSCAGLDKPAQMVGESYIPLLQGKEIPWRNRIFYEYYWEHEYPQTPTMHGVRTDNYKYIRYHGIWDTNEFYDLNEDPSELQNRIADPEYQDIIKQLDADLYDWLETTNGMFIPLKRTVRPHNDHRNEGNY